One window of Nitrososphaerota archaeon genomic DNA carries:
- a CDS encoding DUF475 domain-containing protein, which produces MDFILLDILTIVGLSLFEIVSSIDNAVINADVLATVSKKARRWFLTWGIFSAVFLMRGALPLLIVYSLNPSLSLQETAARAFSSDPAIIAAVEESAPPLLMAGGVFLVFLFFHWIFLEPKHYGLIGEAYIHKKGVWFYAVVSIMLTLLIWFSIQADPLVAFGASVGSSIFFITHGFRQNAEQRERELLGNRNMSDVSKILYLEVIDASFSIDGVVGAFAFTFSILFILIGNGIGAIAVRNITIRNIENVKKYKYLKNGAMYSIAFLGTVMVANSFRIKLPEWISPIATIVVMAYFFQKSRSELKKYKEPSSDASSKSH; this is translated from the coding sequence ATGGACTTCATCCTGCTAGACATCCTCACAATTGTGGGGCTCTCACTCTTCGAAATTGTGAGCAGTATCGACAACGCAGTGATAAACGCGGATGTCCTAGCAACTGTATCAAAGAAGGCTAGACGATGGTTTCTAACTTGGGGAATATTCTCAGCAGTATTCCTGATGAGAGGTGCTCTCCCACTCCTGATAGTGTATTCATTGAACCCTAGCCTTAGCCTCCAAGAAACAGCTGCACGTGCATTTAGTTCCGATCCAGCCATCATTGCGGCTGTCGAGGAGTCCGCTCCGCCCCTATTAATGGCTGGAGGCGTGTTTCTGGTCTTCCTCTTCTTCCACTGGATATTTCTGGAGCCGAAGCATTACGGCTTAATCGGAGAGGCTTACATCCATAAGAAAGGAGTCTGGTTCTACGCAGTAGTCTCGATAATGCTGACTTTGCTCATCTGGTTCTCAATACAGGCGGATCCATTGGTGGCTTTCGGCGCATCTGTGGGCTCCAGCATCTTCTTCATCACTCACGGCTTCAGGCAGAACGCTGAGCAGAGGGAACGGGAGCTGCTTGGAAACAGGAATATGAGCGATGTGAGTAAGATATTGTATCTGGAGGTAATCGACGCCTCTTTCTCGATAGACGGCGTTGTAGGCGCTTTCGCATTCACCTTTTCAATCCTCTTCATATTAATCGGCAACGGAATAGGCGCCATCGCAGTGCGAAACATCACCATAAGAAATATTGAGAACGTCAAGAAGTACAAGTATCTGAAAAACGGAGCAATGTACTCAATTGCTTTCCTTGGCACCGTTATGGTCGCGAACTCATTCAGGATTAAGCTACCTGAATGGATATCTCCAATCGCAACCATCGTAGTAATGGCTTACTTCTTCCAGAAATCAAGAAGTGAGCTAAAAAAATATAAAGAGCCAAGCTCAGACGCCTCCAGCAAATCCCATTAA
- a CDS encoding cation:proton antiporter, with amino-acid sequence MPAAAGVDVLGTVVVISVIIFVAKILGDLCQRVNVPAVIGEISAGIFLGPYALGGTMINFGLPAVEFNVLLSAFAQIGSIIILFAAGLQITFGELRATGLSSFTVAASGVVVPFFSAYFLAAYLGYEWHTAVLLGVALTATSIAVTVTALEELGKMGTGEAKIIVNAAVIDDVLGLAVLSIATSLFQGGGTPEISNIALLTGQALLIWMALLLGAIFIIPRFINITKLSKTEGITEAAATAGCFGLSAVAAAFGLSPIVGAFAAGMATAGSRFIGRVKEYVEKLRLIFGPIFFAYIGMQLDVGQIPSMSIPLFLALLLIAVASKILGCGLPAMAFLRDADRGLRVGVGMVSRGEVGFIVAGIGLTTGILEQNSYAALLTVIMATTLITPLLLRQVFAKPLFHMSKVELEQ; translated from the coding sequence ATGCCCGCTGCTGCTGGGGTAGATGTGCTGGGCACAGTAGTCGTGATTAGCGTCATCATCTTTGTAGCGAAGATTTTGGGTGATCTCTGCCAGCGAGTTAATGTTCCTGCGGTCATAGGGGAGATTTCTGCTGGTATCTTTCTAGGGCCCTACGCCTTGGGCGGCACGATGATTAATTTTGGTTTGCCGGCGGTGGAGTTTAACGTTCTTCTCTCAGCTTTTGCGCAGATAGGCAGCATCATTATCCTGTTTGCTGCAGGGCTTCAGATTACCTTCGGTGAGCTGCGCGCAACCGGTCTCTCTTCATTTACAGTAGCGGCGTCAGGTGTAGTGGTGCCGTTCTTCTCAGCGTATTTCTTAGCGGCTTACCTCGGATATGAGTGGCATACCGCGGTTCTGCTAGGCGTCGCGTTGACCGCGACAAGCATCGCTGTCACAGTTACTGCGCTGGAGGAGCTGGGGAAGATGGGTACGGGGGAGGCGAAGATTATTGTGAACGCGGCTGTGATAGATGATGTGTTGGGGCTGGCTGTGCTATCCATAGCCACTTCGCTCTTCCAAGGCGGGGGTACACCTGAGATATCCAATATTGCTTTGTTGACGGGTCAAGCTCTGCTCATCTGGATGGCGCTTCTTCTCGGAGCGATATTCATTATTCCACGCTTCATCAACATCACGAAGCTCTCGAAGACTGAGGGGATAACCGAGGCTGCGGCTACAGCAGGCTGCTTTGGCCTCTCAGCTGTAGCGGCGGCATTTGGCCTGTCACCGATTGTAGGAGCCTTCGCCGCGGGGATGGCTACTGCAGGCTCGCGTTTTATTGGTAGAGTCAAGGAGTATGTTGAGAAGCTTAGGCTGATATTCGGCCCGATTTTCTTCGCGTATATCGGGATGCAGCTTGACGTTGGTCAAATCCCGAGTATGAGTATCCCGCTTTTCTTGGCGTTGCTCTTAATTGCGGTTGCGAGCAAAATCTTGGGTTGCGGTCTGCCTGCAATGGCGTTTCTACGCGACGCGGATAGGGGGCTGCGGGTTGGGGTAGGTATGGTGTCGAGAGGTGAGGTGGGGTTCATAGTGGCAGGTATTGGTTTGACCACAGGTATTCTTGAGCAGAACTCCTATGCGGCCCTGTTGACAGTTATCATGGCTACGACGCTGATTACGCCTCTGCTGCTTCGACAGGTCTTCGCCAAACCATTATTTCATATGAGTAAGGTCGAGTTAGAGCAGTAG
- the cysS gene encoding cysteine--tRNA ligase, with product MVLMLYNTFGRRVEEFVPIVEGQVGIYTCGPTVYDYGHIGNFRTFMAQDLLRRYLKFKGYKVTQVMNLTDVDDKTIRGSRREGVSLQKYTDRYAEAFFKDLDTLRIERAEQYPRATTHIGDMVRLVKVLLEKGVAYQRGGSVYFDISKFKNYGELSGIKAKNVQRQARVEADEYKDEARDFALWKAWDEEDGDVFWETEIGKGRPGWHIECSAMSTRYLGETFDIHSGGIDLIFPHHENEIAQAEAATGKKFVNYWVHVEHLMIEGQKMSKSLGNILTVRDILSKGFSGRTIRYLLLTAHYRTQLNFTEAGLKQAEASLQRLDDFLHRLKTVEHGASNPDIHDRCVEVLRRFEEAMDNDLGIPEALAAAFDFIRETNRLIANSGASEKDLQEIRDVMLRLDTVLGVLETKGEELPEDLRRLIEEREEARKKRDWAKADKIRAELLARGVVLEDTPEGATWKIVKKQ from the coding sequence ATGGTGCTGATGCTTTACAACACGTTTGGTCGGAGAGTGGAGGAGTTTGTGCCGATTGTGGAGGGTCAAGTAGGGATCTATACGTGTGGGCCTACTGTGTATGATTATGGACATATTGGGAATTTTCGTACTTTTATGGCGCAGGATCTTTTGAGAAGGTATCTGAAGTTTAAAGGGTATAAGGTGACTCAGGTTATGAATTTGACTGATGTGGATGATAAGACGATTCGTGGTTCTCGGCGTGAAGGTGTTAGTTTGCAGAAGTACACCGACAGGTATGCTGAGGCGTTTTTCAAGGATTTGGATACGCTGCGGATTGAGCGGGCTGAGCAGTATCCGAGGGCGACGACACATATTGGTGATATGGTTAGGCTTGTGAAGGTGCTTCTTGAGAAGGGGGTTGCGTATCAGCGCGGCGGCTCAGTTTACTTTGATATTTCGAAGTTCAAGAATTACGGTGAGCTTTCCGGTATCAAGGCAAAGAATGTGCAGAGGCAGGCCAGGGTTGAAGCTGATGAGTATAAGGATGAGGCTCGTGACTTTGCTCTCTGGAAGGCTTGGGATGAGGAGGATGGTGACGTGTTCTGGGAGACAGAGATTGGGAAGGGTCGGCCAGGCTGGCATATTGAGTGCTCCGCTATGTCTACACGGTATCTTGGAGAAACCTTTGATATTCATTCAGGCGGAATAGATCTGATTTTCCCTCACCATGAGAATGAGATTGCTCAGGCTGAAGCCGCTACTGGGAAGAAGTTTGTAAACTACTGGGTTCATGTTGAACATTTGATGATTGAGGGGCAGAAGATGTCCAAGTCCCTCGGAAACATCCTTACAGTCCGCGACATCCTGAGCAAAGGATTCAGCGGCAGAACCATACGATATCTTCTCTTGACTGCACATTACCGGACGCAGCTCAACTTTACAGAGGCAGGTTTGAAGCAGGCTGAAGCATCGCTGCAGCGACTCGACGACTTTTTGCACAGACTAAAAACTGTTGAGCATGGCGCATCTAACCCAGATATTCACGACAGGTGCGTAGAGGTTCTGAGAAGGTTTGAGGAGGCGATGGATAACGATCTTGGCATTCCTGAAGCCTTGGCCGCGGCCTTTGACTTTATCCGTGAAACCAATAGGTTAATCGCCAATTCGGGGGCTTCTGAGAAGGATTTACAGGAGATTCGCGATGTAATGCTCAGGCTTGATACGGTGCTTGGTGTGCTGGAGACTAAGGGAGAGGAGCTGCCAGAGGATCTGCGCAGGCTTATTGAGGAGAGGGAGGAGGCTAGAAAGAAACGTGACTGGGCGAAAGCAGACAAGATTCGGGCTGAACTTCTGGCACGTGGTGTTGTGCTGGAGGATACGCCTGAGGGCGCCACTTGGAAGATTGTAAAGAAACAGTAG
- a CDS encoding ACT domain-containing protein, producing the protein MTDSIVIKFGGSVLKDEATIGKAADMVRDVYEHGLRPVVVVSALKGTTDNLLNLAKKIDPETPDELMDQILSMGERTSARVFAVALKSKGLTPVLVDPEFANWPIITDDRHLDANPIYRETEEAVQRKIQPLLDEGKTPVVCGFIGKTHSGELTTLGRGGSDTTGLILGSCLKSREIVLVKDVETIFSSDPDVVENPVPIQTLNSEEAYLLSSGGAKFLHSKALSYNRSGVRIRIASLEGGGRSGTIIDGGALDLVVEQSPDPVTMVTIIGEKALDAEQIRSLMTGVTESGGNILSLTLDPKSTILYVVQGKNLADRLHKLVIGNKLGKALSFFENLRMVNIKGPALETAPGMIQRVTQPLARSNINVFGLVTISSSIRIFVSKDKADKAVEMLRAALLALK; encoded by the coding sequence TTGACCGATAGCATCGTAATAAAATTCGGTGGATCCGTATTGAAGGATGAAGCTACCATCGGAAAGGCCGCCGACATGGTTCGAGATGTTTACGAGCATGGTCTCAGACCTGTTGTAGTTGTCTCTGCACTGAAAGGCACCACCGATAACCTTCTAAACCTAGCCAAAAAGATAGATCCTGAAACCCCTGATGAGCTTATGGATCAGATTCTATCGATGGGTGAACGGACAAGCGCACGCGTCTTCGCTGTTGCCCTAAAATCAAAGGGCTTGACACCTGTGCTTGTAGATCCTGAGTTCGCGAACTGGCCCATCATCACCGATGACCGACATCTCGACGCAAACCCGATCTACAGGGAGACAGAAGAAGCCGTGCAACGTAAAATTCAGCCACTCCTTGACGAAGGGAAGACCCCTGTTGTCTGCGGATTCATCGGGAAGACACATTCAGGCGAGCTGACAACTCTAGGACGAGGTGGAAGCGACACAACCGGTCTCATCCTCGGGAGCTGCTTAAAATCTCGGGAGATCGTGCTTGTAAAGGATGTGGAAACGATATTTTCAAGCGACCCTGACGTTGTCGAGAACCCTGTTCCAATCCAAACGCTTAACTCAGAGGAGGCTTACCTGCTGAGCTCAGGTGGAGCCAAGTTCCTACACTCAAAGGCACTCAGCTACAACCGCAGCGGTGTAAGGATCAGAATCGCGAGTCTTGAAGGCGGCGGCCGCTCAGGCACCATTATTGACGGCGGTGCCCTAGATTTAGTGGTAGAGCAATCCCCTGACCCAGTTACAATGGTCACTATCATCGGCGAGAAGGCGCTTGACGCGGAGCAGATCCGCAGCTTAATGACAGGTGTCACCGAGTCAGGCGGCAACATTCTTTCCCTGACGCTCGACCCAAAGTCAACTATCCTGTATGTGGTGCAAGGAAAGAATTTGGCGGATCGTCTTCACAAACTGGTGATTGGGAACAAGCTGGGAAAGGCGCTGAGCTTCTTCGAGAACCTTAGAATGGTCAATATAAAAGGCCCAGCTCTCGAAACTGCACCAGGAATGATTCAGCGGGTGACGCAGCCGCTCGCACGCAGCAACATCAACGTATTCGGTCTTGTAACTATAAGCTCCTCTATCCGCATATTCGTCTCGAAGGACAAGGCGGATAAAGCAGTGGAAATGTTAAGAGCCGCCCTTCTTGCACTAAAGTAA
- a CDS encoding 2-amino-3,7-dideoxy-D-threo-hept-6-ulosonate synthase, with amino-acid sequence MVFGRDIRLNRITRNGRIICVTLDHGVSSGPLQGIQDIGDTIAKVEEGGATTILVHKGIIRSLPAPRNVGVIMHLSASTSLGLAPNQKMQIATVEEAIRLGADAVSVHINVGGKEEPEMLAKLGRVSDECDRWGFPCIAMMYPRGENVPNPHDPEKVAHAARIGAELGADIVKTVYTGDPDSFKTVVKSCPVPVAIAGGPKTKNDQEALEMVREAMDAGAIGVTFGRNIFQHPDPTKMVSALFALVMENASVDEALEVLSGSA; translated from the coding sequence ATGGTCTTCGGTAGAGATATTAGATTAAACAGAATTACTCGGAACGGTCGAATAATTTGCGTCACTCTCGACCATGGAGTGAGCTCCGGCCCCCTCCAGGGAATTCAAGACATTGGTGACACCATCGCCAAGGTAGAAGAGGGCGGCGCCACAACTATACTTGTTCACAAAGGCATCATCCGCTCCCTGCCCGCGCCTCGAAACGTAGGAGTCATCATGCATCTCTCAGCCAGCACCAGCTTAGGACTGGCACCGAACCAGAAGATGCAGATCGCAACAGTAGAGGAGGCAATCAGGCTTGGCGCAGACGCAGTATCAGTCCACATTAACGTAGGCGGTAAAGAGGAGCCGGAGATGCTTGCGAAGCTCGGCCGCGTCTCCGACGAATGCGATCGCTGGGGCTTTCCCTGCATAGCTATGATGTACCCGAGGGGCGAAAATGTTCCCAATCCTCATGACCCTGAAAAGGTCGCTCACGCTGCCCGCATCGGCGCTGAGCTAGGCGCGGACATCGTGAAGACCGTCTATACCGGAGACCCTGACTCTTTCAAAACAGTGGTCAAGAGCTGCCCTGTTCCAGTAGCAATCGCAGGCGGACCTAAAACTAAGAACGATCAAGAGGCGCTTGAAATGGTTAGAGAAGCTATGGATGCGGGGGCAATCGGCGTAACCTTCGGCAGAAACATCTTCCAACACCCCGACCCAACCAAGATGGTCAGCGCTCTATTCGCCCTCGTAATGGAGAACGCCTCGGTAGACGAAGCGCTGGAGGTCCTGTCTGGAAGTGCCTGA
- a CDS encoding 3-dehydroquinate synthase II, whose protein sequence is MPEPKEIVIQPQTDREHLSSFVKTVTKTGVKLFICSPSEVSTVKTAGSVAAAPSEKADIFLASNLKDAEAKRKEGRRFALKIKVNGNEDVDEAISAAKLGAEAVVVETGDWKIIPLENLIAGIRRHTNTRIYAKVDSVEEIPTMFAVLEMGVDGVVLSTGNQSDVERASKHLSSLGRVGLIPAKVTEVKNVGVGDRACIDTASMLNLGEGILVGSQAKVLFLVHNESSGSKFTSPRPFRVNAGSIHSYTLTPNGKTRYLSELESGDEVLAVDKDGKTRTVVVGRVKIERRPLTLIKASYQGGSGSVLLQNAETIPLVGKEGQRIPVTSLKIGDEILVRLGEVSGRHFGTAVDEFVLEK, encoded by the coding sequence GTGCCTGAACCTAAAGAAATCGTCATCCAGCCTCAAACCGACCGCGAACACCTCTCAAGCTTTGTAAAAACGGTCACTAAAACCGGGGTAAAACTCTTCATCTGCAGCCCAAGCGAAGTCTCGACGGTGAAAACCGCGGGCAGCGTCGCAGCTGCACCCTCGGAGAAAGCGGACATCTTCCTCGCATCAAACCTCAAAGACGCTGAGGCTAAACGCAAGGAAGGACGACGGTTTGCACTGAAAATCAAGGTTAACGGAAACGAGGATGTAGATGAGGCCATCTCAGCTGCGAAGCTGGGTGCTGAAGCTGTAGTTGTTGAGACCGGGGATTGGAAAATTATCCCGCTGGAAAACCTGATAGCAGGTATCCGCCGACACACCAACACCCGGATCTACGCCAAAGTAGACTCAGTAGAAGAGATACCTACGATGTTCGCCGTCCTAGAAATGGGTGTGGATGGCGTAGTCCTCTCAACAGGGAATCAAAGCGATGTGGAGCGCGCCTCGAAACACCTCTCAAGCCTCGGTCGAGTGGGGCTGATCCCGGCTAAAGTAACCGAAGTGAAGAATGTGGGTGTAGGCGACAGAGCCTGCATCGACACCGCTTCAATGCTGAACCTAGGAGAAGGAATCCTAGTGGGCAGCCAAGCTAAAGTGCTCTTCCTAGTCCATAACGAGTCATCGGGCTCAAAATTCACCTCCCCAAGACCGTTCAGAGTCAACGCGGGCTCGATCCACAGCTACACATTGACACCGAACGGAAAAACCCGATACCTGTCTGAGCTTGAATCCGGCGATGAAGTTTTAGCTGTTGACAAAGACGGCAAAACGAGAACTGTAGTGGTTGGCAGAGTGAAGATTGAACGCCGCCCACTAACATTGATCAAGGCATCGTATCAAGGAGGCTCTGGAAGCGTGCTTCTCCAGAACGCTGAGACGATTCCGCTAGTCGGCAAAGAAGGACAGCGGATACCGGTTACATCACTGAAGATTGGGGACGAGATTCTCGTACGGCTCGGCGAAGTCTCAGGTCGACACTTCGGAACAGCTGTAGACGAATTCGTGCTGGAAAAATGA
- the aroD gene encoding type I 3-dehydroquinate dehydratase, which produces MAGYGGLPKICTAIPASSIAALQTNLEKAFKYGSDYAEIRFDYLNNINFKKITPPLKPYAARCVYTCRRYSEGGHFNGKEDARRNILKRLAEQHPAYVDVELSTVREAPNLVNSLRSSGTKIIVSWHNFDETPSQDVLRKAYSDAASFGDVAKIITFAHRFRDNSSVLSLYNSAEKGRLIAFCMGESGILSRVLCPLLGSPFTYASLEDEKTAPGQIPLKELKEFYATI; this is translated from the coding sequence ATGGCTGGATATGGTGGGCTACCGAAGATTTGCACAGCTATACCCGCATCCAGCATCGCGGCGCTACAAACAAACTTGGAGAAGGCCTTCAAATACGGTTCAGACTATGCTGAGATACGGTTTGATTATCTCAACAACATCAACTTCAAGAAGATAACTCCTCCGCTGAAGCCGTATGCTGCGCGATGCGTCTACACTTGCCGCAGATATAGTGAGGGAGGTCACTTCAACGGCAAGGAGGATGCTAGGCGGAACATTCTGAAGAGGTTGGCGGAGCAGCACCCAGCCTATGTCGATGTGGAGCTAAGCACCGTAAGGGAGGCGCCCAACCTTGTAAATAGCCTGAGGTCAAGCGGGACAAAAATCATTGTTTCATGGCACAATTTCGATGAAACACCGAGCCAAGATGTACTGCGTAAAGCCTACTCAGATGCAGCTAGCTTCGGAGATGTCGCTAAGATAATCACCTTCGCACACAGGTTCAGAGACAACAGCTCGGTTCTGTCGCTCTACAACTCGGCGGAGAAAGGGCGGTTAATCGCCTTCTGCATGGGTGAGTCAGGTATCCTCTCCAGGGTACTCTGCCCGCTGCTAGGTAGCCCCTTTACATACGCTTCCTTGGAGGATGAGAAGACAGCTCCGGGGCAAATCCCGCTTAAGGAGCTCAAGGAGTTCTATGCCACCATCTAA
- a CDS encoding shikimate dehydrogenase, translating into MPPSKTNCIVDSKTRLCCLIGDPVIQSPSPEMHNFAFQSADLNYVYLAFRVPAKQLSEAVKGLRAINARGFNITIPHKQSVVKLLDDLDELAANLGAVNTVVNENGRLLGTNTDVEGFIRPLLERERSLNDRRVIILGAGGAARACIAGLIQERCTDLVILNRSVDRAEHMVSDMQRKFTFNAEVAKLDEASLKKKIGSRNLIVNTTPIGMYPNLGESPVPRNLIQKDQIIYDIVYKPVKTKLIRYAEDAGATVVYGYEMLVEQAAKAFSLWTGSESPKNSMKRIVLQRLESS; encoded by the coding sequence ATGCCACCATCTAAGACTAACTGCATCGTAGACTCTAAGACCCGTCTCTGCTGCCTCATCGGCGACCCCGTGATACAATCCCCATCACCTGAAATGCATAACTTCGCCTTCCAATCAGCGGATCTCAACTATGTCTACCTCGCCTTCAGAGTACCTGCTAAACAGCTCAGCGAAGCCGTGAAAGGGCTCCGAGCAATAAATGCAAGAGGATTCAACATCACGATACCCCACAAGCAATCAGTCGTCAAGCTGCTAGACGATCTAGACGAACTCGCAGCCAACTTAGGCGCAGTCAACACCGTCGTCAACGAGAACGGCCGCCTACTCGGCACCAACACCGACGTTGAAGGCTTCATAAGACCGCTTCTAGAACGCGAGCGCTCCCTGAACGATAGACGCGTAATCATCCTAGGCGCAGGCGGAGCGGCCCGAGCATGCATCGCGGGACTCATCCAAGAGAGATGCACCGACCTCGTTATCCTGAACCGGAGCGTAGATAGAGCTGAACATATGGTTTCAGATATGCAGCGCAAGTTCACCTTTAACGCAGAGGTAGCTAAACTCGACGAGGCCAGTCTCAAGAAGAAGATCGGCTCCAGGAATCTCATCGTGAACACGACACCCATCGGCATGTACCCAAACCTAGGGGAAAGCCCAGTGCCTAGGAACCTCATCCAGAAGGATCAGATAATATACGATATAGTGTACAAACCTGTCAAGACGAAGCTCATCCGATACGCTGAGGATGCTGGTGCAACAGTGGTGTACGGATATGAGATGTTGGTTGAGCAGGCCGCTAAAGCCTTTAGCCTCTGGACTGGGAGTGAGTCCCCGAAGAATAGTATGAAGCGCATCGTTCTCCAGCGGCTGGAGTCGAGCTAA
- a CDS encoding shikimate kinase, translating to MKGRAVAHGAVSIVNAISTWKGAALGVNLKTEAEVRIQHTRGNTKILFEGDAAKDSILAEITVKEVLRRFSEEPFEVTVATKSEIPAGKGLKSSSTASNAVALATLSALGKKDIDDLSIVNLGVDASLKAGVTITGAFDDACASYFGGFVVTDNKERKLLRKEVAPTNIVILFYVPEERIYTKDFDKSKITPFKAEVLKAFNLALRGEYWKAMTMNGQIHSTALGLTLKPAKSALDAGALASGLSGTGPAVAAVCRSDTVRMVKAGWRDLPGTVIETLVNNSVAEGEGSSS from the coding sequence TTGAAGGGTCGCGCAGTAGCTCACGGCGCAGTCTCAATAGTTAACGCAATATCGACATGGAAGGGCGCCGCACTAGGTGTAAACCTCAAAACCGAAGCCGAAGTCAGGATCCAACATACGCGAGGCAACACAAAGATACTCTTCGAAGGTGACGCTGCGAAAGACTCCATACTGGCTGAAATTACTGTGAAGGAGGTACTCCGCCGCTTCAGCGAAGAACCATTCGAAGTTACTGTGGCAACAAAATCAGAAATACCTGCCGGTAAAGGTTTGAAGAGTTCAAGCACCGCGTCTAACGCAGTCGCCCTAGCCACCCTGTCTGCTCTCGGAAAGAAGGATATTGATGACCTTTCGATCGTTAATCTAGGTGTGGATGCTTCGCTCAAAGCAGGTGTAACCATCACAGGTGCTTTTGACGATGCCTGTGCCAGCTACTTCGGTGGCTTCGTGGTTACAGATAACAAGGAGAGAAAACTCTTGAGGAAAGAGGTTGCCCCCACTAACATCGTAATTCTGTTCTACGTACCGGAGGAGCGTATTTACACGAAAGATTTTGATAAAAGTAAGATTACCCCATTTAAAGCGGAGGTATTGAAAGCGTTCAACCTAGCGCTACGCGGCGAGTACTGGAAGGCGATGACCATGAATGGACAGATACACTCAACCGCGCTCGGTCTCACCTTGAAACCGGCGAAGTCAGCTCTAGACGCCGGCGCACTGGCCTCGGGACTCTCCGGTACCGGTCCTGCCGTAGCAGCTGTCTGCCGCTCAGACACGGTGCGGATGGTGAAGGCTGGATGGCGAGATTTACCCGGTACAGTTATTGAGACCCTTGTAAACAATTCAGTGGCGGAGGGAGAGGGTTCATCTAGTTGA
- the aroA gene encoding 3-phosphoshikimate 1-carboxyvinyltransferase: protein MKVKIKPSKLQGSLTAPPSKSYTHRAVLLASLCNGSSTVINPLISRDTQATIDACRALGASISGEEKMGVKGRLPLAVPSNVVNVENSGTTLRLMTSAAALTEKGYTVFTGDESVRQRPMQPLLDALHKIGVRSWSLRLNGCAPVIVEGGGIQGGEVTIPGSISSQFISSLLISSAMANKETVVKIEGKLVSRPYLDATLKMMEIFGGKVSGKNTGIFRIPARQRYASTSFRVPGDFSSGSFALAGGALSGGKVSVDGFDFTLPQGDGVIVDILKKMGAAVTVDIKQGRIGVKGGNSLGGGRFDLSDTPDLLPVVAVLGCRSEGEVLITGVKHARFKETDRIAVLAEELPKLGVQVEELDDGLKITGARRFKKCTLNSHDDHRMAMIFAIAGFASEEGCVIEGFESVDVSYPTFREDIQALGGKIEAIE, encoded by the coding sequence TTGAAGGTCAAGATTAAGCCATCCAAACTGCAAGGTAGTCTAACTGCGCCGCCTAGCAAAAGCTACACCCATCGCGCTGTGCTATTGGCAAGCCTCTGCAACGGAAGCTCAACCGTAATCAATCCCCTAATCTCAAGAGACACTCAAGCCACGATCGACGCCTGCAGAGCCCTAGGTGCATCGATCTCAGGTGAGGAGAAGATGGGCGTTAAAGGACGGTTACCGCTAGCAGTACCCAGCAATGTAGTCAATGTTGAGAACTCTGGAACAACTCTCCGGCTGATGACAAGCGCTGCAGCACTAACCGAGAAAGGCTACACCGTGTTCACAGGCGATGAAAGCGTTAGGCAGAGACCGATGCAACCACTCTTAGATGCGCTTCACAAGATTGGGGTAAGAAGCTGGTCGCTTAGGCTGAACGGCTGCGCCCCTGTTATCGTCGAGGGAGGCGGAATACAAGGTGGGGAGGTTACAATACCGGGAAGCATCTCTTCGCAGTTCATCTCCTCACTTCTAATTTCATCTGCAATGGCGAACAAAGAGACAGTAGTTAAGATAGAAGGTAAACTGGTCTCTAGACCTTACCTTGACGCGACACTGAAGATGATGGAGATATTCGGCGGCAAAGTGTCTGGAAAAAATACGGGTATCTTCAGGATACCTGCACGGCAACGATACGCATCGACCTCGTTCAGAGTCCCCGGCGACTTCAGCTCAGGCTCCTTCGCGTTAGCCGGCGGTGCACTGAGCGGCGGCAAGGTTTCTGTCGACGGCTTCGACTTTACCCTTCCGCAGGGTGACGGGGTGATTGTGGATATCCTGAAGAAGATGGGTGCAGCCGTCACGGTCGATATCAAACAGGGACGAATCGGGGTTAAAGGTGGAAACAGCCTAGGCGGAGGCAGATTTGACCTCTCAGATACCCCTGATCTGCTCCCTGTTGTCGCGGTGCTGGGTTGCCGGAGCGAAGGCGAGGTTCTGATAACCGGAGTCAAACACGCTAGGTTCAAGGAAACTGACAGAATCGCGGTGTTAGCTGAGGAGCTTCCGAAGCTAGGTGTTCAAGTGGAGGAGCTGGACGACGGTCTAAAAATAACTGGGGCTCGTCGCTTCAAGAAATGTACCCTCAATTCTCATGACGATCACCGTATGGCAATGATATTTGCTATAGCCGGCTTCGCATCTGAAGAAGGCTGCGTGATAGAGGGTTTCGAATCGGTGGACGTCTCCTACCCTACATTCAGAGAAGATATACAGGCGCTAGGCGGCAAGATTGAGGCGATCGAGTAA